In Pedobacter sp. W3I1, one DNA window encodes the following:
- a CDS encoding DUF6443 domain-containing protein: protein MNNQHTSAYLKKISGLVFIIFQILGIHTAFGQNWGSYQEETIIKVAGVTTPSQVPALTNTQKQVTRQYTDGLGRPIQTIAIGASPAGKDIVQSMVYDPNLNLQSTAYLAYTGTDGSGGFHDNALSEQATFYNTGQGGKVAIDASPFSKQVFENSPLQRLLQAGSFGDGFQPGQHYKTAAYLYNLATDNVLRWSYNGLSNGNYSDNSLSAVQTTDEQGVSTILFTDNLDRTVLKRQLINETIAGVAETRLDTYYVYNDNGSLSYVIPPKAVVTMRNAANYNITQAGVDALVFKMTYDSRGRLVQKTGPGGSVLYMVYDPLNRPVLIQEGNMRALHQWNYIKYDGKGRAVSQGIYTDEGNFGQEAMQAYVDGIDYSSSYYEEASNIPVNGGYYTNNVFPRLNNAGGGTALQPLSYAYFDTYDLDRNGTADFAYQVQGLANEASPSAQVRGRLTVISKTAVGEGLTVGIWLTSAIFYDSRGRAIQTQAANHTNASAALTDISTNAPDFTGKPLQNKIIKVLYGSTTTVLSSFQYDHRDRLLSVDQAYNGATAIRIGAYVYNELGQMIAKNLHSKDAGSTFMQSVDYRFNIRGQMLSINNSSLTAGSNNAAGTSALFGMEFLYDKVDVGPNPLNNTPYFNGLISAVKWMAGTPTLTERSYKYTYDDQNRLQDANYADRSAGQGVWGNFGAYDEHNISYDHNGNIMTLKRNAIISGSIVAIDDLAYSYNDNKLNTVTDGVGSSYTSLGFKNRTGSSTPYTYDNQGNLLEDAYKGTSSSYNVLNRVSRVTVATGAGKYINYTYDATAVLIRKQQYDNNSLVKTTDYVDGFVAEDNVLSYFAMPEGRIINTGGILLPEYFIADQQGNVRVSFQEQGTMGVAVVKQETSYYPFGLIMPNSQIATPSLANKQLYNGGSEWQNDFGDLPDLYQTYYRSYDAALGRFTGIDPKAELTESLSPYHYAGNNPVLYNDPMGDFYGSNGQYVSDRGISNFKRHQDGGGYANFNAWINKTVERIDNLDYLKDPNAQRFELAKSMADKNAGVSVYRYLDGSVDVEYGSKNGYYNVQFENDGKYAWISTQVSANQGGGKFWENFKKNVTDVEMWKVVGHDLLFGREIPGRTVIRMDIGNNPMSWLISGPARGVSVLGHYPEYVGLAESLAARKFTIPTDIWNKMSKGAQWIANQKFLDRMILRGDDIRLATPLNQVKAGSFYEQELNYLFGKGYKVSPNGSWLIK, encoded by the coding sequence ATGAACAATCAGCATACATCGGCATATTTAAAAAAAATATCCGGTCTTGTATTTATCATATTCCAGATACTTGGTATCCACACGGCGTTTGGCCAGAACTGGGGCTCATACCAGGAAGAGACCATAATTAAAGTTGCCGGTGTTACTACCCCCAGCCAGGTACCGGCATTGACCAATACACAGAAACAGGTCACGCGGCAATATACCGATGGTCTGGGCCGCCCTATACAGACTATAGCGATTGGCGCAAGTCCTGCAGGAAAGGACATTGTCCAGTCTATGGTATATGATCCGAACCTGAACTTGCAGAGCACGGCTTATCTGGCTTATACCGGGACTGACGGAAGCGGGGGCTTTCATGACAATGCGCTCAGCGAGCAGGCTACGTTTTATAATACCGGCCAGGGTGGCAAAGTCGCCATTGATGCTTCACCGTTCAGCAAGCAGGTTTTTGAGAACAGCCCGCTACAGCGTTTATTGCAGGCAGGCTCCTTTGGTGATGGTTTTCAGCCCGGTCAGCATTACAAAACAGCTGCATACCTGTATAATCTGGCTACCGACAATGTGCTCAGATGGAGTTACAATGGGCTTAGCAATGGAAACTATAGTGATAACAGCCTTTCTGCAGTGCAGACTACTGATGAACAGGGGGTAAGCACGATCCTTTTTACAGATAACTTGGACAGAACAGTGCTGAAACGCCAATTGATCAATGAAACAATAGCAGGTGTTGCCGAAACCAGGCTCGATACGTACTACGTGTATAATGATAATGGATCGCTTAGTTATGTGATCCCACCTAAAGCGGTGGTCACCATGCGCAATGCTGCCAATTATAATATTACGCAGGCGGGCGTTGATGCGCTGGTATTTAAAATGACATATGACAGCCGCGGACGTTTGGTACAAAAAACCGGTCCCGGTGGTTCCGTGCTTTATATGGTTTACGATCCGCTTAACCGTCCGGTATTGATTCAGGAAGGCAATATGCGGGCCCTGCATCAATGGAACTATATTAAATATGATGGTAAGGGAAGGGCGGTAAGCCAGGGCATTTATACCGATGAGGGGAACTTTGGTCAGGAAGCAATGCAGGCCTATGTAGATGGCATTGACTACAGTTCCAGCTACTATGAAGAGGCCAGCAACATACCTGTCAACGGCGGTTATTATACCAATAATGTTTTTCCCAGATTGAACAATGCCGGTGGTGGCACTGCTTTGCAGCCATTATCTTACGCTTATTTCGATACCTATGATCTGGACAGGAATGGAACAGCCGATTTCGCCTACCAGGTACAGGGGCTTGCAAATGAGGCCAGTCCATCAGCACAGGTGCGTGGCAGATTGACGGTAATTAGTAAAACCGCAGTTGGCGAGGGTTTAACGGTAGGCATATGGCTGACATCGGCGATCTTCTATGATAGCCGCGGGCGTGCCATCCAGACTCAGGCTGCAAACCATACTAACGCGTCGGCTGCCTTAACAGATATTTCTACCAATGCGCCAGATTTTACGGGAAAGCCCCTGCAAAATAAAATCATCAAGGTACTTTATGGCTCCACCACTACGGTACTTTCCAGCTTTCAGTATGACCATCGGGATCGATTGCTGAGCGTCGATCAGGCCTATAATGGAGCCACGGCTATCCGGATAGGCGCGTATGTGTATAATGAGCTGGGACAGATGATCGCTAAAAACTTGCATTCAAAAGATGCAGGCAGTACCTTTATGCAGTCGGTAGATTACCGTTTTAATATTAGGGGGCAGATGCTGAGTATCAACAACAGTAGCTTAACAGCAGGCAGCAACAATGCCGCGGGCACATCTGCACTATTTGGCATGGAGTTTCTGTACGATAAGGTGGATGTTGGGCCTAACCCGCTCAATAACACGCCGTATTTTAATGGGCTGATCTCGGCGGTAAAATGGATGGCAGGGACCCCAACGCTAACGGAACGTAGCTATAAATACACCTATGATGACCAGAACCGCCTGCAGGATGCAAATTATGCGGACCGGTCCGCAGGGCAGGGTGTTTGGGGCAATTTTGGGGCTTATGACGAGCACAATATTTCCTATGACCATAACGGCAATATCATGACCTTAAAACGTAATGCGATCATCAGTGGGAGTATTGTAGCGATTGATGACCTAGCCTATAGCTATAATGATAATAAGCTAAATACGGTAACTGATGGTGTTGGTAGCAGTTATACTAGCCTGGGGTTTAAGAACAGAACAGGCAGCAGTACGCCTTATACTTACGATAATCAGGGCAACCTCTTGGAGGATGCCTACAAGGGAACCAGCAGCAGTTATAATGTGTTAAACCGAGTAAGCCGGGTAACCGTTGCTACCGGTGCTGGCAAGTACATCAATTATACCTATGATGCCACGGCGGTATTGATCAGAAAACAGCAATACGACAATAATTCGCTGGTTAAAACAACCGATTATGTGGATGGTTTTGTCGCTGAAGACAATGTTTTAAGTTATTTTGCCATGCCTGAGGGCAGGATAATCAATACAGGAGGCATTTTGCTACCAGAGTATTTTATTGCCGATCAGCAGGGCAATGTGCGCGTGAGTTTCCAGGAACAGGGGACGATGGGGGTAGCTGTGGTCAAACAGGAGACCAGTTATTATCCCTTTGGTCTCATCATGCCGAACAGCCAGATTGCTACCCCGTCGCTGGCGAACAAACAGCTCTATAACGGTGGCAGTGAATGGCAGAACGACTTTGGTGATCTGCCTGATCTTTATCAGACCTATTACCGCAGTTACGATGCGGCATTGGGCAGGTTTACGGGCATAGATCCTAAAGCGGAACTTACGGAATCCTTAAGCCCTTATCATTATGCAGGCAACAATCCTGTACTGTATAATGATCCGATGGGGGATTTTTATGGATCGAACGGCCAGTATGTAAGTGACCGTGGCATTAGTAATTTCAAGAGACATCAGGATGGAGGTGGTTACGCCAATTTTAATGCATGGATAAATAAGACTGTGGAGCGGATAGATAACCTAGACTATCTCAAGGATCCTAATGCTCAAAGATTTGAACTGGCGAAATCCATGGCCGATAAAAATGCTGGAGTGTCTGTTTATCGATATTTGGATGGTAGCGTTGACGTTGAATATGGTTCGAAAAATGGTTATTATAATGTTCAATTTGAAAATGATGGGAAATATGCATGGATTTCTACCCAGGTAAGTGCAAATCAAGGGGGCGGTAAGTTTTGGGAAAATTTCAAAAAGAATGTTACTGATGTTGAAATGTGGAAAGTGGTAGGACATGATTTGCTTTTTGGACGTGAAATCCCTGGGCGTACAGTAATAAGGATGGACATTGGTAATAATCCTATGTCCTGGTTGATTTCTGGGCCAGCAAGGGGAGTATCAGTGTTAGGCCATTATCCTGAATATGTAGGACTTGCCGAAAGTCTCGCAGCCAGAAAGTTCACTATTCCTACAGATATCTGGAATAAAATGAGTAAAGGTGCACAATGGATAGCAAATCAAAAATTTCTTGATCGGATGATTTTGCGAGGCGATGATATTAGGCTAGCAACTCCACTTAATCAAGTTAAGGCAGGAAGTTTTTATGAACAAGAGTTGAATTACCTATTTGGAAAAGGTTATAAAGTAAGCCCTAATGGAAGTTGGTTAATAAAATAA